Proteins from one Hemicordylus capensis ecotype Gifberg chromosome 7, rHemCap1.1.pri, whole genome shotgun sequence genomic window:
- the NCCRP1 gene encoding F-box only protein 50 yields MASQPPQPPSPPAEAEPDWRQRFEERWGLRRRGVPLPPEEDPDGKRLLRLGALKKPFERNLLQSPNPEGVNIYEAAPPCPPSASQVPLDPQGNFKGWQISIEPIPEDSKQDPLSLASPRYSWRVKEQRVDLLAEGLWEALLDLYQPNITVMDWYEHSKLASSVYELHVQLLGADGTLVIGEFHHVAREHEQDLKNKNWFHVSHLFKHYGPGVRYIHFQHKTKGVETPAGFLWTRATDSSVSVQLRD; encoded by the exons ATGGCCTCGCAGCCACCGCAGCCGCCCTCCCCGCCCGCGGAAGCGGAGCCCGACTGGCGGCAGCGCTTTGAGGAGCGGTGGGGACTGCGCCGGAGGGGGGTCCCGCTGCCCCCCGAGGAGGACCCCGATGGGAAGCGCCTCCTCCGCCTGGGGGCCCTGAAGAAGCCCTTCGAGAGGAACCTCCTGCAGAGCCCCAACCCCGAAG GTGTGAACATTTATGAAGCAGCCCCACCCTGCCCACCCAGTGCATCCCAGGTGCCTCTGGACCCCCAAG GCAACTTCAAAGGCTGGCAAATAAGCATCGAGCCCATCCCTGAGGACAGCAAGCAAGACCCCCTAAGCTTGGCCTCTCCACGCTATAG CTGGCGTGTCAAGGAGCAGCGCGTGGATCTCCTGGCTGAAGGTCTCTGGGAGGCGTTGCTGGATTTGTACCAACCCAACATCACCGTCATGGACTG GTATGAGCACAGCAAACTGGCCAGCTCCGTTTACGAGCTTCACGTCCAGCTGCTGGGAGCCGACGGGACCCTGGTAATTGGTGAATTTCACCACGTGGCACGTGAACACGAGCAAGATTTGAAGAACAAGAACTGGTTCCAC GTTTCTCACCTTTTCAAGCACTACGGTCCAGGTGTCCGCTATATCCACTTCCAGCACAAGACCAAAGGAGTCGAGACGCCAGCTGGGTTCCTCTGGACGAGAGCAACAGACAGCAGCGTCTCTGTGCAGCTGCGGGACTGA